Proteins from a genomic interval of Anolis sagrei isolate rAnoSag1 chromosome 1, rAnoSag1.mat, whole genome shotgun sequence:
- the XIRP2 gene encoding xin actin-binding repeat-containing protein 2 isoform X2 encodes MALYQAAVSKAEISNSSTNAVEEAEAYRIPGGLASVKNQFEKAETSSSQSAQYQYQHKSIQKMSSQSQVKMSSSSTETQVNEVTSRATQQEAFQLEKVSHQEQASTEVKKTSNVIESTDKIVVNAAMNEESPKVSAQSLKQHFEKPAQGKTLISGRESGTPAKQIKIENECQEMIWPSSAVSSFAEAVSTSRQQEAYMVRKTKHTSAASAAACCTSSKYGSTEEFPPPPSPDLLQAPSEMTEFSQSPEPSPSPSKQPFPKDFYSKQRNLYELKRLYKHIHPELRKNLEKDYFNDISEIVSSSNTETGTSLAGDVRQARYMFENSESSPQKCMSPEREYLEWDEILKGEVQSMRWIFENQPLDSIRDESPDPNDVKSIGDQEIIAGGDVKYTTWMFETQPMDSLGTHTSESPENADGVPELACGDVRTATWMFETQPLDSMNKIHHETEEDSEESCFKEITGGDVKTVKYMFETQHLDSLGQLYSVDETKLLQLRSELKEIKGDVKRSIRHFETLPMYVIRNNLGQMLEIKTVQREDLERGDVRTVRWMFETQPLDMINKDSQEIKVVCGISMEESIKGEVGRAKWLFETQPLDTIKEEYEETVVEKEAILGTDVCKKCWLFETQPLDTLKEREDANPLPSEEIIGGDVNTTKHLFETLPMDMLKDSPDVGKLQKMAATEEEKGDVRHQKWIFETKPLEQIREEQKEIVRAVKLEEIDKGDVSSCRHVFETCHLRKQDDSYKIHVEGVTQGAVKLNKAVFETTPLYAIQDRLGKYHKVKTIRQEEIIRGDVRNCRWLFETRPIDQFDESIEKIEIIRGISSQEVQSGDVKTAKWLFETQPLDSIKYFAQMEDEESTEESHATEVVKGDVKTCRWLFETQPMETLYDRETVESDNEEIHKGDVKTCTWLFETRPLDAIGEDSETTIKLHTVEQEEIQGSDVRTACFLFETEKLENIQGEESKEIKRVVEIDIQPGDVSTMKYKFENQSLDSINSSSEEVLKKIKNLQYEDIQKGDVLHCCWLFENQSLDEIAEHEEDRTSVKTVTDIQGGNVRKGCFIFETFSLDQIKDESTADISAIKTVSEDEITKGDVKSYRMLFETQPLYAIQDREGYYHEVTTVKKEEVIHGDVRGTRWLFETKPLGSINKSDNVYIIKSVTQEDIQKGDVNSVRYRFETQPLDTISDEEKTIVPTVDSVQGGDVKANKKLFESEKAQEGMYVRTVSVSEIQHGNVKTSTWLFETHTIDEIRGEESEYKDVKTVTKEEVQEGDVQHSVWLFENQPLDSIKETDESDGKIDKEEIPQADVKTTTWLFETTPFHEFNESNIEKEEIIGKSVKETLKELYSHKVVETHGIILESDEIGDVRMAKYKLMNPEAPEIQKEEIIKGDLANILLNLLSRPSTEQKENKVNEDEKGNVNLTKQKLLNRSTDVHVEKEEVVRGDIQQAIKNLFSKDSSVKHGILIQENERGDINMTVYSLFHKKDGNNIKQDEIIGGDVKRTIHSLLSSAMNNEILERPKIDDSERGNVQFFTTCIEAGALDYLKLLQTGTNETFLTRNHEEEEEEEIIGGDVEGTKLLFKKKKPKIQRTVNEADIVPGDVCNAVKIFMTEPQNTSCHVCKEEIIKGDLKAALNSLSQAINQTTAAEKEEIIKADILAILQSLKESAYHLKETEKPDVIPGDIKQAIESLEKARDTKNEILRQEVVQSDLESTLRSLKAAQQSFKTVAIAEIDGRESQTMVGNSLEASAERKILQQQGVTKSNIRQTNESLFKPSQQLVNHEVNVSDGLQNNIKSQKKHHAGMKSEKESLLIEDTRAIHLNQKQSTKAHEADKKNVKGLSSSQYKVMEKGDKSISKVRDHNIAKGEAKCHTDQYMSDQSAFCGNVQKKERIEKSEASRMMRKDSSSNVVQSTKQFTGKKYNVFHEHKDDKHFDTNLQERTKEKSTLSTCDHRSGHKEAGEPVNMSTCMISKAAGHVRTQEEQHSRKQSQHSNEVCKEKKNNVKPSQAEVSMASEQNIKTNQKVRTTQEMHTEIKEAERKQSCKVIQQSEKSMLRFRGKAKVEGAESDFKVMVKNPLNPNKNPKRPDRSEIDSPPPPPPPPSPPISVTSSEADLPLPPPPPPLTHLMTASDSQSFPSPPPPIGQGKMESEHFPLPPPPVEVKGERELAYAPSPSLLPQPSAIPQPKQKKDNFLKHLDKTLQTSVQHHDSLKGSRGSYSKSHPQMEPAKDLETSQPRTHRKIQPNIVQIHTQSDATKTVEEKTESIMMRKTANHEKKEETICTKTEEILRPSSVTEATKLKTSPITRTTTFPLVRSPSLPAEATQKKPKLYVRKFKTPLMIAEEKYRQQREEMEQKEAKDVCLLTMRQNSETWGSSAQNELETCNSLLNPEEVHKTPLQGPLLSVALEMPTEPACQRQAQVAKPQVDEQQPKPKVVAANQSQVILKISAEEHSTTKAVHSSQNLNKQCESSQKVETHREHTVHKRQQCQNEEQLHLSKTKVMSPTFKVRTIKLSPLDQSLHEIHMDSMIHKNQEGTSIQKQHIKEKQKENLSKATIKKENTTKSSSHVNVDEKMCPEKPILKYTKRKEEVKDKESSEVKQRLVQRQEIEKDKIKQESVSSVMEGKQSQVIGFPKEKKVSAQRQQEDVSNKSEKMVKQKIIDMRQDSQTLTSEQGKTHVLETNIQNKKLSHQNSDINRMGCTTENTNQHKKVLLKTTEPKQEFMQKKPLSFSSPRGSPQSNEKSSVDILEFLRKREEVQHILSRLKEFEIEPNKNGIQTFQAFLNVIPEWLIEKEKKESLTYIAQENNVEKMKEELLIVKEQAAKMLESCEDAIQTAMISMKPLKSRKGTLQVGEPSQKVIKDSIGSSKKDSQKMKEINKDVMAHQEVKQIISARRLSEIGMTSPSLRTRAPSPTYITIESRCVEPSPRVEPSTREFVSPVQRERTPVPPSPPPRSVTPTFKTQQVPTSCPSPSPPRSRSEQLAKLKDTTVKLSQGATQNRSVTPIPILEKRSEIVKSPATLRRQIKIDTRQTDVLSSKMSSVNESHVTASAVKKIKEAHEESETNKIHISQKRGNIPESLEPHKHNVGSICITQKFEVPKADSKGLMHTFEASEHMIHIRKEPEVPEKLNSQSEDKIDIVVGMFNDTPKTEVISQKRYVENGIIHGQMKEERHRLSRNGCGQTSQEPEKQKEHFQRSPRRRQREPKENKTCKQKECVIQEHSLEPTVCFDTKSHNECSSTMDSFENTVVESRAAVSTSRSSDGMQSGGFGFKRAPPTYEDVISGHILDISAADSPEELLRNFQKTWQESEQVFKSLGYNISEAAEAEVRSSFHEEAEFISETATSGKGSVPTLSKESLSNGVPGCRQADLS; translated from the exons gttTCTCATCAAGAGCAAGCATCCACTGAGGTTAAGAAAACTTCTAATGTTATCGAGAGTACTGATAAAATTG TGGTCAATGCTGCCATGAATGAGGAGAGTCCAAAGGTTTCTGCACAATCtttaaagcagcactttgaaaaACCAGCCCAAGGAAAGACACTTATTTCTGGCCGAGAGAGTGGAACACCCGCAAAACAGATCAAG ATTGAAAATGAGTGTCAAGAAATGATCTGGccatcttcagctgtttcttcttTTGCTGAAGCTGTTTCTACAAGTAGACAACAGGAAGCATATATGGTGAGGAAAACCAAGCACACATCTGCTGCCTCAGCAGCAGCCTGCTGCACCTCTTCTAAATATGGGAGTACAGAGGAATTTCCTCCTCCACCGTCTCCAGACTTACTACAGGCTCCATCTGAAATGACAGAGTTTTCCCAGTCCCCTGAACCCTCTCCCTCTCCATCAAAGCAACCCTTCCCCAAAGATTTTTATTCTAAGCAAAGAAATCTTTATGAGTTGAAGCGTTTATACAAGCATATTCACCCAGAACTGAGAAAAAACCTGGAAAAGGATTACTTCAACGACATTTCTGAGATAGTGTCTAGTAGCAACACTGAAACAGGTACCTCACTAGCAGGAGATGTACGTCAGGCTCGATACATGTTTGAAAATTCAGAAAGCAGCCCTCAAAAATGCATGAGCCCAGAAAGGGAATATTTGGAATGGGATGAAATTCTCAAAGGGGAGGTCCAATCGATGAGGTGGATCTTTGAGAATCAGCCCCTAGATTCAATCAGGGATGAATCCCCTGATCCAAATGATGTTAAAAGCATTGGAGATCAAGAAATAATTGCAGGTGGAGATGTTAAGTATACTACTTGGATGTTTGAAACACAACCCATGGATTCACTGGGCACACATACTTCAGAAAGCCCAGAAAATGCAGACGGAGTTCCTGAACTGGCTTGTGGAGATGTCCGCACAGCCACTTGGATGTTTGAAACTCAGCCATTGGACTCAATGAATAAAATTCACCACGAAACAGAAGAAGACTCTGAAGAATCTTGCTTTAAGGAAATCACTGGTGGAGATGTGAAAACAGTGAAGTACATGTTTGAAACACAGCATCTGGATAGCCTGGGGCAGCTTTATTCAGTGGATGAAACTAAATTGCTGCAGCTCAGATCTGAACTAAAGGAGATTAAAGGGGATGTGAAGAGAAGTATAAGGCATTTTGAAACCTTACCAATGTATGTTATTAGAAACAATTTAGGCCAAATGCTAGAGATTAAAACTGTCCAGAGGGAAGATCTGGAGAGAGGAGATGTCAGAACTGTACGCTGGATGTTTGAAACACAGCCTCTTGACATGATCAACAAAGATTCCCAGGAAATCAAAGTTGTCTGTGGAATCTCCATGGAGGAAAGCATCAAAGGTGAAGTGGGCAGGGCAAAATGGTTATTTGAAACCCAGCCTTTGGATACTATTAAAGAGGAATATGAAGAAACCGTTGTGGAGAAAGAAGCCATTCTAGGCACAGATGTCTGCAAAAAATGTTGGCTTTTTGAGACCCAGCCTCTTGATACCCTAAAAGAAAGGGAAGATGCAAATCCTTTGCCCTCAGAAGAAATAATAGGAGGAGATGTAAATACCACTAAACACCTATTTGAAACTTTGCCAATGGATATGCTAAAAGACAGCCCAGATGTTGGAAAACTTCAAAAAATGGCAGCCactgaggaagagaaaggggatgTGAGGCATCAGAAATGGATTTTTGAGACTAAGCCActtgaacagattagagaggagCAAAAGGAAATTGTAAGAGCTGTGAAACTGGAGGAAATTGATAAGGGAGATGTGAGCAGCTGTAGACATGTATTTGAAACATGCCACTTAAGGAAACAGGATGACTCCTATAAAATCCATGTTGAAGGAGTAACACAAGGTGCAGTAAAAttaaataaagctgtgtttgaaaccACTCCATTGTATGCAATTCAGGATAGACTTGGGAAATATCATAAAGTTAAAACAATTCGACAAGAGGAGATCATAAGGGGAGATGTCAGAAACTGCAGGTGGCTATTTGAAACGAGGCCCATTGATCAGTTTGATGAGAGTATTGAAAAGATTGAGATTATTAGAGGGATATCTTCACAAGAAGTACAGTCAGGTGATGTCAAAACAGCAAAATGGCTGTTTGAAACACAGCCTCTTGATTCCATCAAATATTTTGCTCAGATGGAAGATGAAGAAAGCACAGAAGAGTCCCACGCAACAGAAGTTGTCAAGGGGGATGTGAAAACATGCAGGTggctatttgaaacacaaccaaTGGAAACTCTATATGACAGAGAGACTGTAGAGTCTGATAATGAAGAGATCCATAAAGGAGATGTCAAAACTTGCACCTGGCTTTTTGAAACCCGGCCTCTCGATGCCATAGGGGAAGACTCAGAAACAACCATAAAACTCCACACAGTGGAGCAGGAAGAAATTCAAGGCAGTGATGTCCGCACAGCATGTTTCCTCTTTGAAACAGAGAAGTTAGAAAACAtacaaggagaagaaagcaaagaaatcAAGCGGGTTGTTGAAATTGATATCCAGCCTGGAGATGTTTCTACCATGAAGTATAAATTTGAGAACCAATCATTAGATTCCATAAATTCCAGTTCAGAGGAAGTtttgaagaaaattaaaaacttacAATATGAAGATATACAGAAAGGGGATGTTTTGCATTGCTGTTGGCTTTTTGAGAACCAGTCTCTGGACGAAATAGCAGAACATGAAGAAGACAGAACCTCAGTAAAAACTGTGACAGACATACAAGGTGGAAACGTGAGAAAGGGGTGCTTTATTTTTGAGACCTTTTCTCTGGATCAGATTAAAGATGAGTCTACTGCAGATATAAGTGCCATAAAAACTGTTAGTGAAGATGAAATAACAAAAGGAGATGTGAAAAgctacagaatgctctttgagacCCAGCCACTTTATGCAATTCAGGACAGAGAAGGGTATTATCATGAGGTGACGACGGTTAAAAAGGAAGAAGTTATACATGGAGATGTACGTGGGACTCGTTGGCTGTTTgaaactaagcctctgggatcaATAAACAAATCAGACAATGTATATATTATAAAATCAGTCACCCAGGAAGATATTCAGAAAGGAGATGTTAATTCAGTCAGATACCGATTTGAAACACAGCCATTGGACACCATTTCAGATGAGGAAAAAACCATTGTTCCCACAGTGGATAGTGTTCAGGGTGGTGATGTGAAAGCAAACAAGAAATTATTTGAGTCTGAAAAAGCCCAAGAAGGCATGTATGTAAGAACAGTGAGCGTCAGTGAAATACAGCATGGCAATGTGAAGACATCAACTTGGCTCTTTGAAACACATACCATAGATGAGATCAGAGGAGAGGAATCAGAGTATAAAGATGTCAAGACAGTAACTAAGGAGGAGGTGCAAGAAGGTGATGTTCAGCATTCAGTGTGGCTTTTTGAAAACCAGCCACTGGACTCCATTAAAGAAACTGATGAAAGTGATGGAAAAATAGATAAAGAGGAAATTCCACAGGCAGATGTTAAGACCACAACATGGCTCTTTGAGACAACCCCTTTCCATGAATTCAATGAAAGCAATattgaaaaggaagaaataattGGGAAGAGTGTGAAGGAAACTTTAAAGGAACTTTATTCTCACAAAGTCGTAGAAACACATGGCATTATCTTGGAGTCAGATGAAATTGGAGATGTCAGAATGGCAAAATATAAGCTGATGAATCCGGAGGCTCCTGAAATACAAAAAGAAGAGATTATTAAAGGAGACCTAGCCAACATCCTATTGAACCTACTGTCCAGACCCAGTACTgaacaaaaggaaaataaagtCAATGAAGATGAAAAGGGCAATGTGAATTTGACCAAACAAAAGTTGCTGAATAGATCAACAGATGTTCACGTTGAAAAAGAAGAGGTAGTTAGAGGTGATATACAACAAGCCATTAAAAACCTGTTTAGTAAGGATAGCTCTGTAAAACATGGAATTTTAATTCAGGAAAATGAGAGGGGTGATATTAACATGACAGTCTATTCTCTTTTTCACAAAAAGGATGGTAATAACATTAAGCAAGATGAAATTATTGGTGGTGATGTGAAGCGTACTATTCACAGCCTTCTCTCTTCTGCCATGAATAATGAAATATTAGAAAGACCTAAAATAGATGACTCTGAAAGGGGCAATGTTCAGTTTTTTACAACATGCATAGAAGCTGGAGCTCTGGATTATCTGAAACTCCTCCAGACAGGGACAAATgaaacatttttaacaaggaatcatgaagaggaggaggaggaggaaataattGGTGGTGATGTCGAAGGGACAAAGCTGTTATTTAAGAAAAAGAAGCCTAAAATTCAACGGACAGTTAATGAAGCTGACATAGTCCCTGGAGATGTGTGTAATGCAGTTAAAATCTTTATGACTGAGCCACAGAATACATCTTGTCATGTATGCAAAGAAGAAATTATaaaaggtgatttgaaggcagccTTAAATTCCCTCAGCCAGGCCATAAATCAAACAACTgctgcagagaaggaagaaattataAAAGCTGACATTCTTGCAATTCTGCAGTCTCTTAAAGAATCAGCTTATCAtctgaaagaaacagaaaaaccCGATGTCATCCCAGGCGATATTAAGCAGGCTATTGAATCTCTGGAGAAAGCAAGAGACACAAAAAATGAAATCTTGAGACAAGAGGTTGTTCAAAGTGACCTTGAATCCACCCTGAGGTCTTTGAAAGCAGCTCAGCAGTCTTTCAAGACAGTAGCTATAGCAGAAATAGATGGCAGAGAAAGCCAGACAATGGTGGGGAACTCACTGGAAGCTTCAGCAGAAAGGAAAATACTACAGCAGCAAGGAGTCACCAAGAGTAATATCAGACAAACCAATGAGAGTCTGTTTAAGCCATCTCAACAGTTGGTCAATCATGAGGTTAATGTAAGTGACGgtttacaaaataatataaaatctcAAAAGAAACATCATGCAGGGATGAAGTCTGAAAAGGAGAGCCTCCTCATTGAAGATACCAGAGCAATCCATCTGAATCAGAAACAGAGCACCAAGGCACATGAGGCAGATAAGAAAAATGTGAAGGGCTTATCTAGTTCCCAATACAAGGTCATGGAAAAAGGAGATAAGTCTATAAGTAAAGTCAGAGACCATAACATTGCAAAAGGAGAAGCAAAGTGTCACACAGATCAATATATGAGTGATCAATCTGCTTTTTGTGGCAAtgttcaaaagaaagaaagaatagaaaaatCAGAAGCAAGCAGAATGATGAGGAAAGACAGTTCATCCAATGTTGTTCAGTCCACAAAACAATTTACCGGAAAGAAATATAATGTCTTTCATGAACATAAAGATGACAAACATTTTGACACCAACCTTCAGGAGAGGACAAAAGAAAAATCAACACTGTCAACATGTGATCACAGGTCTGGTCACAAAGAAGCAGGAGAACCGGTCAACATGTCAACTTGCATGATTTCCAAAGCAGCTGGCCATGTTCGGACACAAGAGGAGCAACACAGTAGAAAACAATCTCAGCATTCAAACGAGGTttgcaaagagaagaaaaataatgtGAAGCCAAGCCAAGCAGAGGTTTCCATGGCATcagaacaaaatataaaaaccaaTCAAAAGGTCAGAACAACACAGGAAATGCACACTGAAATTAAAGAAGCTGAAAGGAAGCAAAGCTGTAAAGTTATCCAACAAAGTGAGAAATCCATGCTGAGGTTTAGGGGAAAGGCTAAAGTGGAGGGTGCGGAGTCAGATTTCAAAGTTATGGTGAAAAATCCACTAAATCCAAACAAGAATCCTAAGCGCCCAGACAGGTCGGAAATTGATTCTCCAccgcctccacctcctcctccatcacctcCAATTTCAGTCACATCCTCTGAAGCTGACTTACCTCTGccgccaccacctcctcctctaaCTCATTTGATGACAGCTTCTGACAGCCAAAGTTTTCCTTCACCTCCACCGCCAATAGGACAGGGCAAAATGGAGAGTGAGCATTTTCCTCTCCCACCACCCCCAGTAGAAGTCAAGGGTGAAAGGGAACTAGCTTATGCTCCATCTCCATCACTTCTTCCTCAACCCTCAGCTATTCCTCAGCCCAAACAAAAGAAAGATAATTTCCTCAAACATCTAGACAAAACACTGCAAACATCAGTTCAACATCATGACAGCCTTAAAGGCAGCAGAGGCTCATACAGCAAGTCACATCCTCAGATGGAACCTGCGAAAGATTTAGAAACAAGCCAGCCTAGAACACATAGAAAAATCCAGCCAAATATTGTTCAGATACACACACAAAGTGATGCCACAAAAACagtggaagaaaagacagaaagcaTAATGATGAGGAAGACTGCTAACcatgaaaagaaagaggaaactaTCTGCACAAAAACTGAAGAGATTCTAAGGCCCTCATCAGTCACAGAAGCAACCAAGCTGAAGACATCACCAATAACAAGAACAACTACATTTCCTCTTGTTAGGTCTCCTTCTCTTCCGGCAGAAGCAACACAAAAGAAACCAAAGCTTTATGTAAGAAAATTTAAAACCCCTTTAATGATTGCAGAAGAGAAATACAGACAGCAAAGGGAAGAGATGGAGCAAAAAGAAGCCAAAGATGTTTGTTTACTGACTATGAGACAAAACAGTGAAACTTGGGGTAGTTCTGCTCAGAACGAGTTGGAAACATGTAATTCCCTCCTAAATCCAGAAGAAGTGCATAAGACTCCTCTGCAAGGGCCATTGCTCTCTGTAGCTCTAGAGATGCCCACAGAGCCTGCATGTCAAAGACAAGCCCAAGTGGCAAAACCACAAGTTGATGAGCAACAGCCGAAGCCAAAAGTAGTAGCAGCCAATCAGTCTCAAGTCATTTTGAAAATCTCAGCAGAGGAACACAGTACAACAAAAGCTGTGCACAGTTCACAAAACCTTAATAAACAGTGTGAATCTTCTCAAAAGGTAGAAACCCATAGAGAACATACTGTCCACAAGAGACAGCAATGCCAAAATGAGGAGCAACTGCATCTGTCAAAAACCAAAGTAATGTCACCTACTTTCAAGGTCAGAACTATCAAGCTTTCTCCTTTAGATCAAAGCTTACATGAAATCCATATGGATTCCATGATACACAAAAACCAAGAAGGAACTAGTATCCAGAAGCAGCATattaaagaaaaacagaaagaaaatttaAGCAAAGCTACTATTAAAAAAGAGAACACGACAAAATCAAGTAGCCATGTGAATGTCGATGAGAAAATGTGCCCAgaaaaaccaattttaaaatatacaaaaagaaaagaagaagtaaAGGACAAAGAATCCAGTGAAGTGAAACAGAGGTTAGTTCAAAGGCAGGAAATTGAGAAAGACAAAATTAAACAAGAAAGTGTCTCTTCAGTTATGGAAGGAAAGCAGAGCCAAGTAATTGGTTTCcctaaagaaaaaaaagtatcagCTCAAAGACAACAAGAAGATGTTAGCAATAAATCAGAAAAGATGGTCAAGCAAAAGATAATTGATATGCGCCAAGACTCACAGACTTTGACTTCCGAACAAGGGAAAACTCATGTTTTGGAGACaaacattcaaaataaaaaaCTGTCCCATCAAAACAGTGATATAAATCGTATGGGCTGTACTACGGAAAATACCAACCAACACAAAAAGGTCCTTCTTAAGACGACAGAGCCAAAACAAGAGTTTATGCAGAAAAAACCATTATCATTCAGTTCCCCAAGAGGATCACCACAAAGCAACGAGAAAAGCTCAGTAGATATATTAGAGTTTCTGAGGAAACGTGAGGAGGTACAGCATATATTATCCAGATTAAAAGAGTTTGAAATTGAGCCAAATAAAAATGGCATCCAAACATTTCAGGCATTCTTAAACGTCATTCCAGAATGGctaatagaaaaagaaaagaaggaaagcttAACCTACATTGCGCAAGAGAATAATGTGGAAAAGATGAAAGAAGAATTACTGATTGTTAAGGAACAAGCTGCCAAAATGCTTGAATCATGTGAAGATGCCATCCAGACAGCCATGATTTCCATGAAACCTCTGAAATCTAGAAAGGGCACTCTTCAAGTTGGGGAACCATCACAAAAAGTAATTAAAGATAGCATAGGATCTAGCAAGAAAGACTCACAGAAAATGAAGGAGATTAACAAAGACGTAATGGCCCATcaagaagtaaagcaaataatcaGTGCCCGCAGACTGTCAGAAATAGGAATGACTTCACCATCCCTAAGAACACGAGCACCATCACCTACTTACATTACCATTGAATCTAGATGTGTTGAACCCTCCCCCAGGGTTGAACCCTCCACCAGGGAGTTTGTATCTCCTGTCCAAAGGGAACGCACTCCAGTTCCACCATCACCTCCTCCCAGAAGTGTGACACCAACATTTAAGACACAACAAGTGCCAACCTCctgcccttctccctcccctccaagAAGCCGCTCGGAGCAACTTGCTAAACTGAAAGACACAACTGTGAAACTGTCTCAAGGAGCAACACAAAATAGATCAGTAACTCCAATTCCTATTTTGGAGAAAAGGTCAGAGATTGTTAAATCCCCTGCAACACTCCGGCGGCAAATCAAGATTGACACGCGCCAAACTGATGTTTTGTCTTCCAAAATGTCCTCTGTGAATGAATCTCATGTAACTGCCAGTGCAGTAAAGAAAATTAAAGAAGCCCATGAAGAAtctgaaacaaacaaaatacacatcTCCCAAAAGAGAGGAAACATTCCAGAAAGCTTGGAGCCACATAAACACAATGTTGGCTCTATTTGCATCACTCAAAAGTTTGAAGTTCCTAAGGCTGATTCTAAAGGGCTCATGCATACTTTTGAAGCATCTGAGCATATGATTCACATAAGAAAGGAGCCAGAGGTACCTGAAAAACTGAATAGCCAAAGTGAGGACAAAATAGATATAGTGGTAGGAATGTTTAATGATACACCCAAAACTGAGGTGATATCCCAGAAGAGGTATGTTGAAAATGGTATAATCCATGGccaaatgaaggaagaaaggcacaGATTAAGCAGGAATGGATGTGGACAAACTTCTCAAGAGcctgaaaaacaaaaagaacattTCCAGAGGTCTCCAAGAAGGCGACAAAGAGAACCCAAGGAAAATAAAACCTGCAAGCAAAAGGAATGTGTCATCCAAGAGCATTCATTAGAACCCACGGTATGTTTTGACACAAAGTCACACAATGAATGTTCCTCCACCATGGattcatttgagaacacagttGTTGAATCAAGAGCTGCCGTTTCTACTTCACGAAGCTCAGATGGGATGCAGTCAGGAGGATTCGGCTTCAAGCGTGCACCTCCAACATATGAAGATGTAATTTCAGGGCACATCTTGGATATTTCTGCTGCTGATTCACCAGAAGAGCTGCTAAGGAATTTTCAGAAGACTTGGCAAGAGAGTGAACAAGTCTTTAAAAGCCTGGGCTACAACATCTCAGAAGCTGCTGAAGCAGAAGTACGAAGCAGCTTCCACGAGGAAGCAGAGTTCATTAGTG AAACTGCAACTTCAGGGAAAGGAAGCGTGCCTACTTTGTCAAAAGAGAGTTTATCCAATGGAGTGCCTGGTTGCCGACAAGCAGACCTTTCATAA